A genomic segment from Bradyrhizobium diazoefficiens USDA 110 encodes:
- a CDS encoding PAS domain S-box protein, producing MSADLTPPPEKKRIFSLSIGQLTFGSFILVLAVIIVTSTASVIAIRHIDTTFAELQRLQSVGDLAEDIDRRMNELRLAARDFVTDPGAGIQFKQVGEAASTLSDILKKTRIELAPEQQDMIDGVTERLATYRNGLERISTLIDRRAQLLAGLPPLRDQFDAAVSGTADRELASRLSEAQSRIALGLLARNPSAAEQAAQNMRTMDIADAKLRTAVNDYAEAIMAVAVRERQIADIDREVLGTEGRLIGRVTELLREVSARRGHVLSRDFARTLTEARWQSIVLGSIGVLIGILAAGFVVRRTVRPLAQIARSIRALAAGQKDTSIPSADVDNEIGDIARAAEVFRRALEEADTAREAAVRALTEQRLAEESYRKLFEGSVDGIYVTTPAGDLLNANPALARMMGYDSPQHLIDSINDIAHTIYVHPEARVEYQRLMHRDGMVREFEYQVRQRSGDILWLSDSATGVRDEQGKIIRYEGTLRDITDQKRAEDAIAEGRRLLQQVIDTVPAVINVKDRDLRYVLMNRYMAGIFGIEPGDALGRTTADLMSRYGAAKTDENDKRVLRLRKGLGFYEEEYKDASGNMRQWLVNKLPLLDAEGEIERIVTVALDIGERKRGEQEMRKAKESAETALRNLRETQASLIEAEKLAALGRLVAGVAHEVNNPVGISLTVASALERKTAMFTSEVERGELRRSTLNEFLNTSRDASSQLVSNLNRAAELIQSFKQVAADRNYSDQRSFDLGDLTEQVVMSLRPGLRKHNLTLNVDCQPNLTMNSYPGPYGQVLTNLFLNSVAHAFPDGRPGIIDIQVRESGKDNVEIIFSDNGCGMSLDVRRRAFDPFFTTRRDQGGTGLGLHIVYSIVTNRLGGRLDLDSEPGGGTRIQIILPRTAPLEQAAE from the coding sequence ATGTCCGCCGACTTGACGCCGCCCCCCGAGAAAAAGCGAATCTTCTCGCTGTCCATCGGCCAGCTTACGTTCGGAAGCTTCATCCTGGTGCTGGCGGTGATCATCGTCACCTCGACGGCGAGCGTGATCGCGATCCGGCACATCGACACGACCTTCGCCGAATTGCAGCGGCTCCAGAGCGTCGGCGACCTTGCCGAGGACATCGACCGCCGCATGAACGAATTGCGCCTTGCTGCGCGCGACTTCGTCACCGACCCCGGCGCCGGCATCCAGTTCAAGCAGGTGGGCGAGGCGGCCTCGACGCTCAGCGACATCCTGAAGAAGACCCGTATCGAGCTCGCGCCCGAGCAGCAGGACATGATCGACGGGGTCACCGAGCGCCTTGCGACCTATCGCAACGGCCTCGAGCGGATCTCCACCCTGATCGACCGCCGCGCCCAGCTGCTTGCCGGCCTGCCGCCGCTGCGCGACCAGTTCGACGCGGCGGTCTCCGGCACCGCGGACCGCGAGCTCGCCTCGCGCCTATCCGAGGCGCAGAGCCGGATCGCGCTCGGGCTGCTCGCGCGTAATCCCTCCGCGGCCGAGCAGGCCGCGCAGAACATGCGGACGATGGACATCGCCGACGCAAAGCTCCGGACGGCCGTGAATGATTACGCCGAGGCGATCATGGCGGTCGCCGTCCGGGAGCGGCAGATCGCCGACATCGACCGCGAGGTGCTGGGCACCGAGGGCCGGCTGATCGGCCGCGTCACCGAATTGCTGCGCGAGGTCAGCGCAAGGCGCGGCCATGTGCTGTCGCGCGATTTTGCCCGCACGCTCACGGAGGCGCGGTGGCAGAGCATCGTGCTCGGCAGCATCGGCGTGCTGATCGGCATCCTCGCGGCCGGCTTCGTGGTGCGGCGGACGGTACGTCCGCTGGCCCAGATCGCACGATCGATTCGCGCGCTCGCGGCCGGCCAGAAAGACACTTCGATCCCGTCCGCCGACGTCGACAACGAGATCGGCGACATCGCACGCGCCGCCGAAGTGTTCCGCCGCGCGCTGGAAGAAGCCGACACCGCGCGCGAGGCGGCGGTGCGCGCGCTCACCGAGCAGCGCCTCGCCGAAGAGAGCTACCGGAAACTGTTCGAGGGCTCGGTCGACGGCATCTATGTGACGACGCCGGCCGGCGACCTCCTCAACGCCAATCCGGCGCTGGCGCGGATGATGGGCTATGATAGCCCGCAGCACCTCATCGACAGCATCAACGACATCGCCCATACGATCTACGTCCACCCCGAGGCGCGCGTCGAGTATCAGCGGCTGATGCATCGCGACGGCATGGTGCGCGAGTTCGAGTACCAGGTGCGCCAGCGCAGCGGCGACATCCTCTGGCTTTCCGACAGTGCGACCGGCGTGCGGGACGAGCAGGGCAAGATCATCCGCTACGAGGGCACGCTGCGCGACATCACCGACCAGAAGCGGGCGGAAGACGCCATCGCCGAGGGCCGGCGCCTGCTCCAGCAGGTCATCGATACCGTGCCCGCGGTCATCAACGTCAAGGACCGCGACCTGCGCTATGTGCTGATGAACCGCTACATGGCCGGCATCTTCGGCATCGAGCCTGGCGATGCGCTCGGCCGCACCACCGCGGACCTGATGTCGCGCTACGGCGCGGCCAAGACTGACGAGAACGACAAGCGCGTGCTGAGGCTCCGTAAGGGGCTCGGCTTCTACGAGGAGGAGTACAAGGACGCCTCCGGCAACATGCGCCAATGGCTTGTCAACAAGCTGCCGCTGCTCGATGCCGAGGGCGAGATCGAGCGGATCGTCACGGTGGCGCTCGACATCGGCGAGCGCAAGCGCGGCGAGCAGGAGATGCGCAAAGCCAAGGAATCGGCGGAGACCGCGCTGCGCAATCTGCGCGAGACCCAGGCCTCGCTGATCGAGGCGGAGAAGCTCGCCGCGCTCGGACGGCTGGTCGCCGGCGTCGCTCACGAGGTCAACAATCCCGTCGGCATCAGCCTGACGGTCGCCTCCGCGCTGGAGCGCAAGACCGCGATGTTCACGTCCGAGGTCGAGCGCGGCGAGCTCCGCCGCTCGACGCTCAACGAGTTCCTCAACACCAGCCGCGACGCATCCTCGCAGCTGGTCTCCAATCTCAACCGCGCCGCCGAGCTGATCCAGTCGTTCAAGCAGGTCGCGGCCGACCGCAACTATTCGGACCAGCGCAGCTTCGATCTCGGCGACCTCACCGAGCAGGTGGTGATGAGCCTGCGGCCGGGCCTGCGCAAACACAATCTGACGCTCAACGTCGATTGCCAGCCCAACCTGACCATGAACAGCTATCCCGGCCCGTACGGGCAGGTGCTGACCAACCTGTTTCTCAATTCGGTGGCGCACGCCTTTCCCGACGGGCGTCCGGGGATCATCGACATCCAGGTGCGCGAGTCCGGCAAGGACAATGTCGAGATCATCTTCTCCGACAACGGCTGCGGCATGTCGCTCGACGTCCGCCGCCGCGCCTTTGATCCGTTCTTCACGACGCGGCGCGACCAGGGCGGCACCGGACTCGGGCTGCACATCGTCTACAGCATCGTCACCAACCGGCTCGGCGGCCGGCTCGATCTCGATTCCGAGCCGGGCGGGGGCACGCGCATCCAGATCATCCTGCCGCGCACGGCGCCGCTCGAGCAGGCTGCGGAATAG